A portion of the Corynebacterium occultum genome contains these proteins:
- a CDS encoding VIT1/CCC1 transporter family protein, whose protein sequence is MSTDPQRPASRRQIKRWRRYLANERAEAAVYRELAQRRNGEEREILLALADAESRHENYWRDKLGHDIGMPQQPNLATRFYGLMARRFGSVFTLALMQTAENRTPYLSDADAPEQIAADEQIHAEVVRGLAARGREKLSGSFRAAVFGANDGLVSNLALVLGVMGSGVAPNVVLLTGISGLLAGALSMAAGEYISVRSQQELLEAARPNGDAHEVVPQLDVDANELALVYRARGMSAEEAEKQAAAVFHTQETVEAVPEVAEPDLGGSPWSAAISSFVFFASGAFLPLIPFIFGAGNLVGGVIALLLVSLALLLTGGVTGLISGKPPLYRALRQLVIGLGAAAITFGLGALFGLIL, encoded by the coding sequence CTGAGCACGGACCCCCAAAGGCCGGCAAGCCGTCGACAGATCAAACGTTGGCGACGCTACCTGGCCAATGAACGGGCCGAAGCCGCCGTCTACCGCGAACTCGCCCAACGCCGCAACGGGGAGGAACGCGAAATTCTGCTCGCCCTGGCAGATGCGGAGAGTCGGCATGAGAACTACTGGCGGGACAAACTCGGCCATGACATCGGAATGCCCCAGCAGCCCAACCTGGCCACCCGCTTCTATGGGCTGATGGCACGCCGCTTCGGTTCGGTGTTCACCCTGGCGCTGATGCAGACCGCGGAGAACCGCACCCCTTACCTGAGCGATGCCGATGCCCCCGAGCAGATCGCCGCGGATGAACAGATCCACGCCGAGGTGGTCCGGGGACTGGCGGCCCGGGGCCGGGAAAAACTCTCCGGTTCCTTCCGGGCGGCCGTCTTCGGGGCCAATGATGGCCTGGTGTCCAACCTGGCACTGGTGCTCGGGGTGATGGGTTCCGGGGTGGCGCCGAATGTGGTGCTGCTGACCGGCATCTCCGGCCTGCTGGCGGGTGCCCTGTCCATGGCGGCGGGGGAGTATATCTCGGTGCGATCCCAGCAGGAGCTGCTGGAGGCGGCCCGACCCAATGGGGATGCCCATGAGGTGGTGCCGCAGCTGGATGTGGACGCCAATGAACTGGCCCTGGTCTACCGGGCCCGCGGCATGTCCGCCGAGGAGGCGGAGAAGCAGGCTGCGGCGGTGTTCCACACCCAGGAGACGGTGGAGGCGGTACCGGAGGTGGCGGAGCCGGATCTCGGTGGCAGCCCCTGGTCCGCAGCCATCTCTAGTTTCGTGTTCTTCGCCTCAGGTGCTTTCCTCCCCCTGATCCCCTTCATCTTCGGGGCGGGAAACCTGGTCGGGGGTGTCATCGCACTGCTGCTGGTGTCGCTGGCACTCCTGCTGACGGGGGGAGTCACCGGGTTGATCTCCGGAAAGCCCCCGTTGTACCGTGCCCTGCGTCAGCTGGTGATCGGTCTTGGTGCGGCCGCCATCACCTTCGGCCTGGGTGCCCTCTTCGGGCTGATCCTCTAA
- a CDS encoding isoprenyl transferase, translated as MEDVTLNPPQIPEKFIPRHIALVMDGNGRWAQDRGLPRTEGHKRGEAVLMDAVDACLAMGVTHLSAYAFSTENWRRTAGEVRFLMGFNRDVLRRQRDVLNEKGVRVRWVGRRPRLWRSVIRELETAEEMTRDNTRMTLYMCVNYGGRAEIVDAAREIARQAAAGELLPEQITEKNFGRFLDEPDMPDVDLFLRPSGEKRTSNFLPWHSTYAELVYQDKLFPDFTPQDMFNAVEEYAHRDRRFGGTK; from the coding sequence ATGGAGGACGTGACTCTCAATCCTCCACAGATCCCCGAAAAGTTCATTCCCCGGCATATTGCGCTGGTGATGGATGGTAATGGCCGTTGGGCCCAGGACCGTGGCCTGCCGCGGACCGAAGGCCATAAGCGTGGCGAAGCCGTCCTCATGGACGCCGTCGACGCCTGCCTCGCCATGGGGGTGACCCACCTCTCCGCCTACGCCTTCTCCACCGAGAACTGGCGCCGGACCGCCGGCGAGGTGCGTTTCCTGATGGGCTTCAACCGGGATGTGCTCCGCCGCCAGCGGGATGTGCTCAATGAGAAGGGGGTGCGGGTGCGCTGGGTGGGGCGTCGTCCCCGGCTGTGGCGTTCGGTGATCCGCGAGTTGGAGACCGCGGAGGAGATGACCCGGGACAACACCCGGATGACGCTCTACATGTGCGTCAACTACGGGGGCCGCGCCGAGATCGTGGATGCCGCCCGGGAGATCGCCCGGCAGGCCGCCGCCGGGGAACTGCTCCCCGAGCAGATCACCGAGAAGAACTTCGGGCGTTTCCTGGATGAGCCGGACATGCCCGATGTGGATCTCTTCCTGCGCCCCTCCGGGGAGAAGCGCACCTCGAATTTCCTGCCCTGGCACTCCACCTATGCGGAGCTGGTCTACCAGGACAAGCTCTTCCCGGACTTCACCCCGCAGGACATGTTCAACGCGGTGGAGGAGTACGCCCACCGGGACCGCCGCTTCGGCGGCACCAAGTAA